A genome region from Ctenopharyngodon idella isolate HZGC_01 chromosome 5, HZGC01, whole genome shotgun sequence includes the following:
- the LOC127513090 gene encoding cytosolic phospholipase A2 gamma-like isoform X3 has translation MSASKPQESEVRIKHSLNEKEEEFVAKRRKAVLESLQKLQIHCSENEVPNVALLGSGGGERAMVGLLGSLVQLQKTGLLDCVLYLSGVSGSTWCMASLYQESDWSTKLETVKDKIIQRLSGPKVSWTDAFDKLKKYYYEKDIFSLTDVWAVMVVTDYVKEIDKHTLTDQWKQQSKDPFPIYTAIDKGCKQRKDGDPWFEFTPHEAGYSLTGAFVETSSFGSKFENGRKIKNQPEIDMLYLQALCGSAFADEDEILKFLWEQIKEFIHHFLLKRETGMFEEIKKEDPNSPPVDECYQVLMDLVDMNLSVLNDKDPSDLDESIRTKLNELTGGEHELIFQVEKLNLTDKEAAKQYMKQYTEDVCNYVNHYFSFWPFDIWTRIFICMDQWIWGRNYNFLHNMNDEAVPSILLKSEKRDYEDAGLLLNSPYSSVLRKERNTDLIISLDFSETDPFKTVKEAAETCKKRNIPFPEVNIPSEDVKKPKDFYVFKCRNAPTVIHIPLFNVINCGDDIEAYREKYHTFQGPYSAEMITDLMEVAGKNITNNKDRLLEQIRLAIGPKYTNNE, from the exons ATGAGTGCATCCAAACCCCAGGAAAG TGAGGTGAGAATCAAACACTCTCTGAACGAGAAGGAGGAGGAGTTTGTAGCCAAACGGAGAAAAGCTGTTCTAGAAAGCCTGCAGAAGCTTCAGATTCACTGCAGTGAG AATGAGGTGCCAAACGTTGCATTACTGGGATCTGGAGGAGGAGAAAGAGCCATGGTGGGTTTGCTGGGATCCCTGGTTCAGCTCCAGAAAACAGGTCTTCTGGACTGTGTCCTTTATCTGAGCGGAGTCTCTGGATCCACCTG GTGTATGGCCTCCTTATATCAGGAATCAGACTGGTCCACCAAACTAGAGACTGTGAAAGACAAGATCATCCAGAGACTCAGCGGTCCTAAAGTCAGCTGGACAGATGCATTTGACAAACTGAAGAAATATTACTATGAGAAAGACATATTCAGCTTGACTGACGTCTGGGCAGTGATGGTCGTCACGGATTATGTGAAAGAG atagacaaacacacactcacagatcaGTGGAAGCAGCAGAGTAAAGACCCGTTTCCCATCTACACAGCGATCGACAAGGGATGCAAACAGCGCAAAGATGgag ACCCCTGGTTTGAGTTCACTCCACATGAAGCAGGTTATTCTCTCACTGGAGCGTTTGTGGAAACCTCCAGCTTTGGCAGCAAGTTTGAAAATGGCCGTAAGATCAAGAACCAGCCTGAAATTGACATGCTGTACCTGCAAG CTCTGTGTGGCAGCGCTTTCGCTGATGAAGACGAGATCCTTAAATTCCTCTGGGAACAAATAAAAG agTTCATTCATCATTTCCTGCTTAAAAGAGAAACGGGGATGTTTGAGGAAATAAAGAAAG aAGATCCAAACTCCCCTCCTGTAGACGAATGTTATCAGGTGCTCATGGATCTGGTGGACATGAATCTCTCTGTTTTGAATGACAAAGATCCATCTGATCTCGATGAATCCATCAGAACAAAGCTGAACG AGCTCACCGGAGGCGAACATGAGCTAATTTTTCAAGTGGAAAAACTGAATCTCACTGATAAAGAAGCTGCAAAACAGTATATGAAACAATACACTGAGGATGTGTGTAATTATGTGAATCATTACTTCAGTTTCTGGCCTTTTG ATATTTGGACAAGAATTTTTATATGCATGGATCAGTGGATCTGGGGCAGGAATTATAACTTCCTCCACAACATGAATG ATGAAGCAGTGCCCTCCATTCTTCTGAAAAGTGAGAAGAGAGACTATGAAGATGCTGGACTGTTGCTGAACTCACCCTACTCCTCAGTGCtgagaaaagagagaaacacTGACCTCATCATTTCCCTGGATTTCAGTGAGACTGATCCTTTCAAG acAGTGAAGGAAGCTGCTGAGACGTGCAAGAAACGAAACATCCCTTTCCCTGAGGTCAACATTCCCAGTGAAGATGTAAAGAAACCGAAGGACTTCTATGTGTTCAAATGCCGAAACGCTCCAACCGTGATCCACATCCCTCTCTTTAATGTGATCAACTGTGGAG ATGATATTGAGGCCTACCGGGAAAAATATCACACTTTTCAAGGTCCTTACAGCGCTGAGATGATCACTGATCTCATGGAGGTCGCTGgaaaaaacatcacaaacaacAAAGACAGACTGCTGGAGCAGATTCGCCTCGCCATAGGGCCAAAATACactaataatgaataa
- the LOC127513090 gene encoding cytosolic phospholipase A2 gamma-like isoform X1 produces the protein MSASKPQKSEVRIKHSLNEKEEEFVAKRRKAVLESLQKLQIHCSENEVPNVALLGSGGGERAMVGLLGSLVQLQKTGLLDCVLYLSGVSGSTWCMASLYQESDWSTKLETVKDKIIQRLSGPKVSWTDAFDKLKKYYYEKDIFSLTDVWAVMVVTDYVKEIDKHTLTDQWKQQSKDPFPIYTAIDKGCKQRKDGDPWFEFTPHEAGYSLTGAFVETSSFGSKFENGRKIKNQPEIDMLYLQALCGSAFADEDEILKFLWEQIKEFIHHFLLKRETGMFEEIKKEDPNSPPVDECYQVLMDLVDMNLSVLNDKDPSDLDESIRTKLNELTGGEHELIFQVEKLNLTDKEAAKQYMKQYTEDVCNYVNHYFSFWPFDIWTRIFICMDQWIWGRNYNFLHNMNDEAVPSILLKSEKRDYEDAGLLLNSPYSSVLRKERNTDLIISLDFSETDPFKTVKEAAETCKKRNIPFPEVNIPSEDVKKPKDFYVFKCRNAPTVIHIPLFNVINCGDDIEAYREKYHTFQGPYSAEMITDLMEVAGKNITNNKDRLLEQIRLAIGPKYTNNE, from the exons ATGAGTGCATCCAAACCCCAGAAAAG TGAGGTGAGAATCAAACACTCTCTGAACGAGAAGGAGGAGGAGTTTGTAGCCAAACGGAGAAAAGCTGTTCTAGAAAGCCTGCAGAAGCTTCAGATTCACTGCAGTGAG AATGAGGTGCCAAACGTTGCATTACTGGGATCTGGAGGAGGAGAAAGAGCCATGGTGGGTTTGCTGGGATCCCTGGTTCAGCTCCAGAAAACAGGTCTTCTGGACTGTGTCCTTTATCTGAGCGGAGTCTCTGGATCCACCTG GTGTATGGCCTCCTTATATCAGGAATCAGACTGGTCCACCAAACTAGAGACTGTGAAAGACAAGATCATCCAGAGACTCAGCGGTCCTAAAGTCAGCTGGACAGATGCATTTGACAAACTGAAGAAATATTACTATGAGAAAGACATATTCAGCTTGACTGACGTCTGGGCAGTGATGGTCGTCACGGATTATGTGAAAGAG atagacaaacacacactcacagatcaGTGGAAGCAGCAGAGTAAAGACCCGTTTCCCATCTACACAGCGATCGACAAGGGATGCAAACAGCGCAAAGATGgag ACCCCTGGTTTGAGTTCACTCCACATGAAGCAGGTTATTCTCTCACTGGAGCGTTTGTGGAAACCTCCAGCTTTGGCAGCAAGTTTGAAAATGGCCGTAAGATCAAGAACCAGCCTGAAATTGACATGCTGTACCTGCAAG CTCTGTGTGGCAGCGCTTTCGCTGATGAAGACGAGATCCTTAAATTCCTCTGGGAACAAATAAAAG agTTCATTCATCATTTCCTGCTTAAAAGAGAAACGGGGATGTTTGAGGAAATAAAGAAAG aAGATCCAAACTCCCCTCCTGTAGACGAATGTTATCAGGTGCTCATGGATCTGGTGGACATGAATCTCTCTGTTTTGAATGACAAAGATCCATCTGATCTCGATGAATCCATCAGAACAAAGCTGAACG AGCTCACCGGAGGCGAACATGAGCTAATTTTTCAAGTGGAAAAACTGAATCTCACTGATAAAGAAGCTGCAAAACAGTATATGAAACAATACACTGAGGATGTGTGTAATTATGTGAATCATTACTTCAGTTTCTGGCCTTTTG ATATTTGGACAAGAATTTTTATATGCATGGATCAGTGGATCTGGGGCAGGAATTATAACTTCCTCCACAACATGAATG ATGAAGCAGTGCCCTCCATTCTTCTGAAAAGTGAGAAGAGAGACTATGAAGATGCTGGACTGTTGCTGAACTCACCCTACTCCTCAGTGCtgagaaaagagagaaacacTGACCTCATCATTTCCCTGGATTTCAGTGAGACTGATCCTTTCAAG acAGTGAAGGAAGCTGCTGAGACGTGCAAGAAACGAAACATCCCTTTCCCTGAGGTCAACATTCCCAGTGAAGATGTAAAGAAACCGAAGGACTTCTATGTGTTCAAATGCCGAAACGCTCCAACCGTGATCCACATCCCTCTCTTTAATGTGATCAACTGTGGAG ATGATATTGAGGCCTACCGGGAAAAATATCACACTTTTCAAGGTCCTTACAGCGCTGAGATGATCACTGATCTCATGGAGGTCGCTGgaaaaaacatcacaaacaacAAAGACAGACTGCTGGAGCAGATTCGCCTCGCCATAGGGCCAAAATACactaataatgaataa
- the LOC127513090 gene encoding cytosolic phospholipase A2 gamma-like isoform X2, with translation MSASKPQESEVRIKHSLNEKEEEFVAKRRKAVLESLQKLQIHCSENEVPNVALLGSGGGERAMVGLLGSLVQLQKTGLLDCVLYLSGVSGSTWCMASLYQESDWSTKLETVKDKIIQRLSGPKVSWTDAFDKLKKYYYEKDIFSLTDVWAVMVVTDYVKEIDKHTLTDQWKQQSKDPFPIYTAIDKGCKQRKDGDPWFEFTPHEAGYSLTGAFVETSSFGSKFENGRKIKNQPEIDMLYLQALCGSAFADEDEILKFLWEQIKEFIHHFLLKRETGMFEEIKKEDPNSPPVDECYQVLMDLVDMNLSVLNDKDPSDLDESIRTKLNELTGGEHELIFQVEKLNLTDKEAAKQYMKQYTEDVCNYVNHYFSFWPFDIWTRIFICMDQWIWGRNYNFLHNMNDEAVPSILLKSEKRDYEDAGLLLNSPYSSVLRKERNTDLIISLDFSETDPFKTVKEAAETCKKRNIPFPEVNIPSEDVKKPKDFYVFKCRNAPTVIHIPLFNVINCGDDIEAYREKYHTFQGPYSAEMITDLMEVAGKNITNNKDRLLEQIRLAIGPKYTNNE, from the exons TGAGGTGAGAATCAAACACTCTCTGAACGAGAAGGAGGAGGAGTTTGTAGCCAAACGGAGAAAAGCTGTTCTAGAAAGCCTGCAGAAGCTTCAGATTCACTGCAGTGAG AATGAGGTGCCAAACGTTGCATTACTGGGATCTGGAGGAGGAGAAAGAGCCATGGTGGGTTTGCTGGGATCCCTGGTTCAGCTCCAGAAAACAGGTCTTCTGGACTGTGTCCTTTATCTGAGCGGAGTCTCTGGATCCACCTG GTGTATGGCCTCCTTATATCAGGAATCAGACTGGTCCACCAAACTAGAGACTGTGAAAGACAAGATCATCCAGAGACTCAGCGGTCCTAAAGTCAGCTGGACAGATGCATTTGACAAACTGAAGAAATATTACTATGAGAAAGACATATTCAGCTTGACTGACGTCTGGGCAGTGATGGTCGTCACGGATTATGTGAAAGAG atagacaaacacacactcacagatcaGTGGAAGCAGCAGAGTAAAGACCCGTTTCCCATCTACACAGCGATCGACAAGGGATGCAAACAGCGCAAAGATGgag ACCCCTGGTTTGAGTTCACTCCACATGAAGCAGGTTATTCTCTCACTGGAGCGTTTGTGGAAACCTCCAGCTTTGGCAGCAAGTTTGAAAATGGCCGTAAGATCAAGAACCAGCCTGAAATTGACATGCTGTACCTGCAAG CTCTGTGTGGCAGCGCTTTCGCTGATGAAGACGAGATCCTTAAATTCCTCTGGGAACAAATAAAAG agTTCATTCATCATTTCCTGCTTAAAAGAGAAACGGGGATGTTTGAGGAAATAAAGAAAG aAGATCCAAACTCCCCTCCTGTAGACGAATGTTATCAGGTGCTCATGGATCTGGTGGACATGAATCTCTCTGTTTTGAATGACAAAGATCCATCTGATCTCGATGAATCCATCAGAACAAAGCTGAACG AGCTCACCGGAGGCGAACATGAGCTAATTTTTCAAGTGGAAAAACTGAATCTCACTGATAAAGAAGCTGCAAAACAGTATATGAAACAATACACTGAGGATGTGTGTAATTATGTGAATCATTACTTCAGTTTCTGGCCTTTTG ATATTTGGACAAGAATTTTTATATGCATGGATCAGTGGATCTGGGGCAGGAATTATAACTTCCTCCACAACATGAATG ATGAAGCAGTGCCCTCCATTCTTCTGAAAAGTGAGAAGAGAGACTATGAAGATGCTGGACTGTTGCTGAACTCACCCTACTCCTCAGTGCtgagaaaagagagaaacacTGACCTCATCATTTCCCTGGATTTCAGTGAGACTGATCCTTTCAAG acAGTGAAGGAAGCTGCTGAGACGTGCAAGAAACGAAACATCCCTTTCCCTGAGGTCAACATTCCCAGTGAAGATGTAAAGAAACCGAAGGACTTCTATGTGTTCAAATGCCGAAACGCTCCAACCGTGATCCACATCCCTCTCTTTAATGTGATCAACTGTGGAG ATGATATTGAGGCCTACCGGGAAAAATATCACACTTTTCAAGGTCCTTACAGCGCTGAGATGATCACTGATCTCATGGAGGTCGCTGgaaaaaacatcacaaacaacAAAGACAGACTGCTGGAGCAGATTCGCCTCGCCATAGGGCCAAAATACactaataatgaataa